The following are encoded in a window of Sinomonas cyclohexanicum genomic DNA:
- a CDS encoding TetR/AcrR family transcriptional regulator yields MVSLREAQKQLTRDTIVERALELFVEKGYAATTIDEIAAAAGTTRVTFYAYYPSRTDLMRDFMARVNLLLERAFGPGDASTAPELVDVVREGELGGILAWLESRAALWPVFRPYLDVLDEAAAVDHEVRAMVEEWHEEVISDIVKGMEQASRFSEETRHIRGTLAFTQLDFVATLWTRRKYEPNREHALEVLADSWHHLLCDDKGA; encoded by the coding sequence ATGGTCTCACTCCGCGAAGCCCAGAAGCAGCTCACCCGGGACACGATCGTGGAGCGCGCCCTCGAGCTGTTCGTCGAGAAGGGCTACGCCGCAACGACGATCGATGAGATCGCCGCCGCGGCCGGGACCACCCGGGTCACGTTCTATGCGTACTATCCATCCCGCACGGACCTCATGAGGGACTTCATGGCCCGGGTGAACCTCCTGCTCGAGCGCGCGTTCGGCCCGGGAGACGCCTCGACGGCGCCGGAGCTCGTCGACGTGGTCCGCGAGGGCGAGCTGGGGGGCATCCTGGCGTGGCTGGAGTCGCGGGCGGCGCTGTGGCCGGTCTTCCGTCCGTACCTCGACGTGCTCGACGAGGCCGCGGCGGTTGACCACGAGGTGCGGGCCATGGTCGAGGAATGGCACGAGGAAGTCATCTCCGACATCGTCAAGGGCATGGAGCAGGCCAGCCGGTTCTCCGAGGAGACCCGGCACATCCGCGGAACCCTCGCGTTCACGCAGCTCGACTTCGTCGCCACCCTGTGGACGCGGCGCAAGTACGAGCCGAACCGCGAGCACGCGCTCGAGGTGCTCGCCGACAGCTGGCACCACCTGCTCTGCGACGACAAGGGAGCCTAG
- a CDS encoding NAD(P)/FAD-dependent oxidoreductase has product MKRIVVVGNGIAGLTACDSLRSAGFDGELTVVGAESHHPYSRPALSKALLHGQDELDAHLLPEPTHGAAALLGVAAVGLDPGARLVMLDGGDRLPYDGLVIASGSRARRLGRHAGKEQTRDDAELTLRTIEDALELKRRVAEHPSVVVIGGGPLGMEVASGCLQSGCEVTLVSDGAPLARQLGDHLSGLFTSAALGRGLRIVDGGKARFVGSAAETRVVLADGTEIAADLVVTAAGDEPNVGWLAGSGLLVDGTLRVDSRGRVRPEIVAAGDVAHFPTRRGLGRVPLWTSAIDQAKTAALGLLDGDAAPALDFEPYFWTEGFGLSLKAVGHTPVVGVPDSSEAGAGEDSWLLRWNGERSGGSSDGSGTAAAINYRIPVPKLRRLAREGHMPAVGRAPQPA; this is encoded by the coding sequence GTGAAGCGCATCGTGGTCGTCGGCAACGGGATCGCAGGGCTCACGGCATGCGATTCCCTGCGCTCGGCAGGGTTCGACGGCGAGCTGACGGTGGTCGGGGCCGAGTCCCACCACCCGTACAGCCGCCCGGCCCTCTCGAAGGCGCTCCTGCACGGGCAAGACGAGCTGGACGCCCACCTGCTGCCTGAGCCGACCCATGGGGCGGCGGCGCTGCTCGGCGTCGCCGCGGTGGGGCTCGACCCGGGGGCCCGCCTCGTGATGCTCGACGGCGGCGACCGCCTCCCGTACGACGGCCTCGTCATCGCGTCGGGCTCGCGTGCGCGGCGCCTCGGCCGGCACGCCGGGAAGGAGCAGACGCGCGACGACGCCGAGCTCACCCTCCGCACGATCGAGGACGCGCTCGAGCTCAAGCGACGCGTCGCCGAGCACCCCTCGGTCGTGGTGATCGGCGGCGGCCCGCTCGGCATGGAGGTGGCTTCGGGCTGCCTGCAGTCCGGCTGCGAGGTCACCCTTGTCTCCGACGGTGCGCCCCTCGCGCGCCAGCTCGGCGACCACCTCTCGGGGCTCTTCACGTCCGCTGCGCTCGGGCGCGGCCTGCGCATCGTGGACGGCGGCAAGGCCAGGTTCGTCGGCTCGGCCGCGGAGACCCGTGTGGTCCTCGCGGACGGGACCGAGATCGCGGCGGACCTCGTGGTCACCGCCGCCGGCGACGAGCCGAACGTCGGCTGGCTCGCAGGCTCGGGCCTGCTCGTCGACGGGACGCTGCGCGTGGACTCGCGTGGGCGGGTGCGGCCGGAGATCGTCGCGGCGGGCGACGTCGCGCACTTCCCGACGCGGCGCGGGCTCGGCCGGGTGCCGCTCTGGACGAGCGCGATCGACCAGGCCAAGACGGCCGCGCTGGGGCTGCTCGATGGCGACGCCGCACCGGCGCTCGACTTCGAGCCATACTTCTGGACCGAGGGGTTCGGGCTGTCCCTCAAGGCAGTCGGCCACACCCCGGTGGTTGGAGTGCCGGATTCGAGCGAGGCAGGTGCCGGGGAGGACTCGTGGCTCCTGCGGTGGAACGGTGAGCGGAGCGGGGGAAGCAGTGACGGGTCCGGGACCGCGGCGGCGATCAACTACCGCATTCCGGTCCCCAAACTGAGGCGACTGGCCCGCGAGGGGCATATGCCCGCCGTCGGCCGCGCCCCGCAGCCCGCCTAG
- a CDS encoding ferredoxin, whose amino-acid sequence MSLRIELDRSRCEGHGLCEEAAPHLMHLDDDGELVIDLPVLDEADGADVEAAKAAVRVCPVAALKLVSS is encoded by the coding sequence ATGAGCTTGAGGATCGAACTGGACCGCTCCCGCTGCGAGGGCCACGGCCTCTGCGAGGAGGCCGCGCCCCATCTCATGCATCTGGACGACGACGGCGAGCTCGTCATCGACCTCCCGGTTCTCGATGAGGCCGACGGCGCGGACGTCGAGGCCGCGAAGGCCGCCGTGCGGGTGTGTCCCGTCGCGGCGCTGAAGCTGGTCTCCTCGTGA